The following coding sequences lie in one Phyllopteryx taeniolatus isolate TA_2022b chromosome 4, UOR_Ptae_1.2, whole genome shotgun sequence genomic window:
- the fhip1aa gene encoding FHF complex subunit HOOK-interacting protein 1A isoform X2: MASMVANGNQDGPSMVLQGADPETCMIVFKNHWAQVVKILEKHDPLRGGTSAVAPSLGVLGLGGGPRFGPIPGDEANAVQNYVEHMLFLLMEEDCGKGGAMGPILEFVVLENVMERLFVWSLRREFTDAMKLEQLKMYEMLVCQSHQPLLHHKPVLRPLMMLLSTCSGSGGAPTVEAQLVLLLHQLCCVLAKDPSVLELFFHTSEDQGAANFLIFSLLIPFIHREGAVGQQARDALLLIMSLSAENRRVAKHVAENTFFCPVLATGLSGLYSSLPAKLETPSDEWHYLHRDDWIRMPSLVQFLNSLEFCNAVIQVAHPDIRDQLLGYIYNGFLVPVLAPALHKLTLEEVMTTTAYLDLFLKSISEPALLQTFLSFILLHRHENIHILDTLVSRINTPFQLGIVSLALFRTLIGLHCEDVMLQLILRYLIPCNHMMLSQRRVVRERDFYSASAAKILALTPSCCSADRSPPPLRQLESILFSKAEKDGVSVEGDPVGNSSCTIGSEIYLDVSYLHYLDDAHVRIGICMRACRVWSAAYDGEEPPPEKYQPGVLEEPACRKRAPRVAASAAPQHPRPERPPPNQLELEWDDSYDACPPLTDEPKPPPVPVPSADPPRHIEEMRKSAILLVKGSYVEENEFQDDVMVYDLVAKKDTTAAEAAPRKDPNPLKNGLTQKRLVEYAKSPTDVGEDLLAQYKELVRTFDNDAGAKAVKCDGDPKDDGVTEDEEMDFTSFSAETPEPEKLQTPFGLTFCSTTRSHSAPFTVLQTLNAFG; this comes from the exons ATGGCATCCATGGTCGCCAATGGAAACCAAGATGGGCCGTCTATGGTGCTCCAAGGGGCGGATCCAGAGACATGCATGATTGTGTTTAAGAACCACTGGGCTCAG GTGGTAAAGATCCTGGAAAAACACGATCCCTTGCGCGGCGGCACCTCTGCCGTGGCACCTTCGCTGGGCGTGCTGGGCCTGGGCGGCGGCCCCCGCTTCGGCCCCATACCAGGCGACGAGGCGAACGCGGTGCAGAACTACGTGGAGCACATGCTCTTCTTGCTGATGGAGGAGGACTGCGGCAAGGGGGGCGCCATGGGCCCCATCCTGGAGTTCGTAGTGCTGGAGAACGTGATGGAGCGCCTGTTCGTTTGGAGCCTGCGCCGCGAGTTCACCGACGCCATGAAGCTGGAGCAGTTGAAGATGTATGAGATGCTGGTTTGCCAGTCTCACCAGCCCCTACTGCACCACAAACCGGTGCTGCGACCGCTCATGATGCTCCTGTCGACGTGCTCGGGCTCGGGTGGGGCGCCCACCGTGGAGGCTCAGCTGGTGCTCCTCTTGCACCAGCTCTGCTGTGTCCTGGCCAAGGACCCGTCTGTCTTGGAGCTGTTCTTCCACACCAGCGAGGACCAGGGCGCGGCCAACTTCCTCATTTTCTCGCTCCTCATCCCTTTCATCCACCGCGAGGGCGCCGTGGGGCAGCAGGCGCGAGACGCGCTGCTGCTCATCATGTCCTTGTCGGCAGAGAACCGGCGTGTGGCCAAACACGTGGCGGAGAACACCTTCTTCTGTCCA GTTCTTGCCACTGGCCTCAGCGGTCTGTATTCGTCGCTGCCCGCCAAGCTGGAAACCCCCAGTGACGAGTGGCACTACCTGCACAGGGATGACTGGATCCGCATGCCCTCCCTGGTCCAGTTTCTCAACTCCCTGGAATTCTGCAATGCTGTCATCCAG GTGGCCCACCCCGATATCAGAGACCAGCTGTTGGGCTACATCTACAACGGCTTCCTCGTGCCCGTACTTGCACCCGCTCTCCACAAG CTGACCCTGGAGGAGGTGATGACCACCACGGCGTACCTGGACTTGTTCCTGAAAAGCATCAGTGAGCCGGCCCTGCTGCAGACCTTCTTGTCCTTCATCCTGCTGCACCGCCACGAAAACATCCACATTTTGGACACGCTGGTCAGCCGTATCAACACACCCTTCCAG CTGGGCATCGTGTCGCTGGCGCTTTTCCGCACTCTGATCGGTTTGCACTGTGAAGACGTCATGTTGCAGCTCATCCTCAG GTACCTGATCCCGTGCAATCACATGATGCTGAGTCAGCGGCGCGTGGTGAGGGAGCGCGACTTCTACTCGGCGTCGGCGGCCAAGATCCTGGCCTTGACGCCGTCCTGCTGCTCGGCCGACCGTAGTCCGCCGCCACTCCGACAGCTGGAGTCCATACTCTTCTCCAAAG CTGAGAAAGACGGCGTCTCTGTCGAGGGCGATCCCGTCGGGAACTCCTCGTGCACCATCGGCTCCGAGATCTACTTGGACGTCAGCTACCTCCACTACCTGGACGACGCCCACGTGCGCATCGGCATCTGCATGCGGGCGTGCCGAGTGTGGTCGGCCGCGTACGACGGCGAGGAACCCCCTCCGGAGAAATACCAACCGGGCGTCCTGGAAGAGCCTGCGTGCAGGAAGAGAGCCCCACGGGTCGCGGCCTCTGCGGCGCCGCAGCACCCCAGACCTGAGCGACCGCCGCCCAACCAGCTGGAGCTGGAGTGGGACGACAGTTACGACGCGTGCCCGCCGCTGACCGACGAGCCAAAACCTCCGCCTGTGCCTGTGCCTTCTGCTGACCCCCCCAGACACATAGAGGAGATGAGAAAGTCAGCTATTTTGTTGGTGAAGGGCTCCTACGTCGAGGAGAACGAGTTCCAGGATGACGTCATGGTCTACGATCTGGTGGCCAAGAAAGACACCACAGCCGCTGAGGCGGCTCCACGCAAAGACCCTAACCCCCTGAAGAACGGACTCACTCAGAAGCGCCTGGTCGAGTATGCTAAAAGTCCCACAGACGTGGGCGAGGACCTCCTGGCTCAGTACAAGGAGCTGGTCCGGACGTTTGACAACGACGCGGGCGCTAAAGCCGTAAAATGTGATGGAGATCCAAAGGATGACGGCGTGACAGAGGATGAGGAAATGGACTTCACTTCCTTCTCCGCAGAGACGCCAGAGCCCGAGAAGCTGCAGACGCCCTTTGGTTTGACGTTTTGCAGCACCACCAGGAGTCACTCGGCACCTTTTACAG taCTTCAAACATTGAATGCATTCGGATAA
- the LOC133477030 gene encoding glutamyl-tRNA(Gln) amidotransferase subunit B, mitochondrial-like produces the protein MRRFQLRVDANVSVHRPGEPLGVRTEVKNINSVRYLARAIDYEIRRQTDVVRRGGSVRNETRACDPKSGTTVAMRDKEVYEDPSRIPSGADVRQAVVVQSLRAKLPELPGVRRDRLVETYDILPEHSFTLLNEEGLVEYFESVLKATSREPRKVIGWVTNELLAFLKQQDLNVSQSHVSPSSMAQLLELLEAGSNSSSVAKQVFQEMWRCSGAKTAAQIIHEQDLSLISDMEQVRVICAKVLDSHPHEVQAFRAGKKKVLNKLMGSVQKETKGRADPVAVRKILQAKISETV, from the exons ATGAGA AGGTTCCAGCTAAGGGTGGACGCCAACGTGTCGGTGCACAGACCGGGGGAGCCGCTCGGCGTCAGGACAGAGGTGAAGAACATCAACAGCGTTCGATACCTGGCCAGGGCTATCG ACTACGAGATCCGGAGACAGACAGATGTCGTGCGGCGAGGAGGCAGCGTGCGCAACGAGACCCGCGCCTGTGACCCCAAATCCGG gacGACTGTGGCCATGAGGGACAAAGAGG TGTACGAAGACCCTTCCCGCATTCCATCGGGTGCTGACGTCCGGCAGGCGGTGGTGGTGCAGAGTTTGCGGGCCAAGCTGCCCGAGCTGCCTGGCGTGAGGAGAGACAGGCTGGTGGAGACGTACGACATCCTGCCCGAGCACAGCTTCACCCTCTTG AACGAGGAAGGCCTAGTGGAATACTTTGAGAGTGTGCTGAAGGCCACCAGCCGGGAGCCCAGgaaggtgattggctgggtgACAAACGAGCTGCTGGCCTTCCTCAAACAACAAGACTTGAACGTCAGCCAAAG CCATGTCTCTCCTTCCTCCATGGCCCAGCTGCTGGAGCTCCTGGAAGCAGGAAGCAACTCCTCTTCAGTGGCCAAGCAG GTGTTCCAGGAGATGTGGAGGTGTTCAGGTGCAAAGACGGCGGCTCAGATCATCCACGAGCAGGACTTGAGCCTCATTAGTGACATGGAGCAGGTGCGCGTCATCTGCGCCAAGGTTCTGGACTCGCATCCGCACGAG GTGCAAGCCTTCCGAGCGGGCAAAAAGAAAGTTCTGAACAAGCTGATGGGTTCGGTTCAGAAGGAGACCAAAGGCCGGGCTGACCCGGTTGCGGTGCGGAAGATTCTGCAGGCCAAAATTTCAGAAACTGTATGA
- the fhip1aa gene encoding FHF complex subunit HOOK-interacting protein 1A isoform X1, whose amino-acid sequence MASMVANGNQDGPSMVLQGADPETCMIVFKNHWAQVVKILEKHDPLRGGTSAVAPSLGVLGLGGGPRFGPIPGDEANAVQNYVEHMLFLLMEEDCGKGGAMGPILEFVVLENVMERLFVWSLRREFTDAMKLEQLKMYEMLVCQSHQPLLHHKPVLRPLMMLLSTCSGSGGAPTVEAQLVLLLHQLCCVLAKDPSVLELFFHTSEDQGAANFLIFSLLIPFIHREGAVGQQARDALLLIMSLSAENRRVAKHVAENTFFCPVLATGLSGLYSSLPAKLETPSDEWHYLHRDDWIRMPSLVQFLNSLEFCNAVIQVAHPDIRDQLLGYIYNGFLVPVLAPALHKLTLEEVMTTTAYLDLFLKSISEPALLQTFLSFILLHRHENIHILDTLVSRINTPFQLGIVSLALFRTLIGLHCEDVMLQLILRYLIPCNHMMLSQRRVVRERDFYSASAAKILALTPSCCSADRSPPPLRQLESILFSKAEKDGVSVEGDPVGNSSCTIGSEIYLDVSYLHYLDDAHVRIGICMRACRVWSAAYDGEEPPPEKYQPGVLEEPACRKRAPRVAASAAPQHPRPERPPPNQLELEWDDSYDACPPLTDEPKPPPVPVPSADPPRHIEEMRKSAILLVKGSYVEENEFQDDVMVYDLVAKKDTTAAEAAPRKDPNPLKNGLTQKRLVEYAKSPTDVGEDLLAQYKELVRTFDNDAGAKAVKCDGDPKDDGVTEDEEMDFTSFSAETPEPEKLQTPFGLTFCSTTRSHSAPFTGPFVSVLLSRLENMLSNSLHVNLLLTGILAQLAAYPQPLLRSFLLNTNLVFQPTVRSLYQVLATVKNQIEQLAASSKDFPELIVAAQHWLLTRDTLYGEADRSNRVRSGGILKSSPPPQPRSISAERTDVFATVLFSEFLKELAALAQEHSILSYIPMEE is encoded by the exons ATGGCATCCATGGTCGCCAATGGAAACCAAGATGGGCCGTCTATGGTGCTCCAAGGGGCGGATCCAGAGACATGCATGATTGTGTTTAAGAACCACTGGGCTCAG GTGGTAAAGATCCTGGAAAAACACGATCCCTTGCGCGGCGGCACCTCTGCCGTGGCACCTTCGCTGGGCGTGCTGGGCCTGGGCGGCGGCCCCCGCTTCGGCCCCATACCAGGCGACGAGGCGAACGCGGTGCAGAACTACGTGGAGCACATGCTCTTCTTGCTGATGGAGGAGGACTGCGGCAAGGGGGGCGCCATGGGCCCCATCCTGGAGTTCGTAGTGCTGGAGAACGTGATGGAGCGCCTGTTCGTTTGGAGCCTGCGCCGCGAGTTCACCGACGCCATGAAGCTGGAGCAGTTGAAGATGTATGAGATGCTGGTTTGCCAGTCTCACCAGCCCCTACTGCACCACAAACCGGTGCTGCGACCGCTCATGATGCTCCTGTCGACGTGCTCGGGCTCGGGTGGGGCGCCCACCGTGGAGGCTCAGCTGGTGCTCCTCTTGCACCAGCTCTGCTGTGTCCTGGCCAAGGACCCGTCTGTCTTGGAGCTGTTCTTCCACACCAGCGAGGACCAGGGCGCGGCCAACTTCCTCATTTTCTCGCTCCTCATCCCTTTCATCCACCGCGAGGGCGCCGTGGGGCAGCAGGCGCGAGACGCGCTGCTGCTCATCATGTCCTTGTCGGCAGAGAACCGGCGTGTGGCCAAACACGTGGCGGAGAACACCTTCTTCTGTCCA GTTCTTGCCACTGGCCTCAGCGGTCTGTATTCGTCGCTGCCCGCCAAGCTGGAAACCCCCAGTGACGAGTGGCACTACCTGCACAGGGATGACTGGATCCGCATGCCCTCCCTGGTCCAGTTTCTCAACTCCCTGGAATTCTGCAATGCTGTCATCCAG GTGGCCCACCCCGATATCAGAGACCAGCTGTTGGGCTACATCTACAACGGCTTCCTCGTGCCCGTACTTGCACCCGCTCTCCACAAG CTGACCCTGGAGGAGGTGATGACCACCACGGCGTACCTGGACTTGTTCCTGAAAAGCATCAGTGAGCCGGCCCTGCTGCAGACCTTCTTGTCCTTCATCCTGCTGCACCGCCACGAAAACATCCACATTTTGGACACGCTGGTCAGCCGTATCAACACACCCTTCCAG CTGGGCATCGTGTCGCTGGCGCTTTTCCGCACTCTGATCGGTTTGCACTGTGAAGACGTCATGTTGCAGCTCATCCTCAG GTACCTGATCCCGTGCAATCACATGATGCTGAGTCAGCGGCGCGTGGTGAGGGAGCGCGACTTCTACTCGGCGTCGGCGGCCAAGATCCTGGCCTTGACGCCGTCCTGCTGCTCGGCCGACCGTAGTCCGCCGCCACTCCGACAGCTGGAGTCCATACTCTTCTCCAAAG CTGAGAAAGACGGCGTCTCTGTCGAGGGCGATCCCGTCGGGAACTCCTCGTGCACCATCGGCTCCGAGATCTACTTGGACGTCAGCTACCTCCACTACCTGGACGACGCCCACGTGCGCATCGGCATCTGCATGCGGGCGTGCCGAGTGTGGTCGGCCGCGTACGACGGCGAGGAACCCCCTCCGGAGAAATACCAACCGGGCGTCCTGGAAGAGCCTGCGTGCAGGAAGAGAGCCCCACGGGTCGCGGCCTCTGCGGCGCCGCAGCACCCCAGACCTGAGCGACCGCCGCCCAACCAGCTGGAGCTGGAGTGGGACGACAGTTACGACGCGTGCCCGCCGCTGACCGACGAGCCAAAACCTCCGCCTGTGCCTGTGCCTTCTGCTGACCCCCCCAGACACATAGAGGAGATGAGAAAGTCAGCTATTTTGTTGGTGAAGGGCTCCTACGTCGAGGAGAACGAGTTCCAGGATGACGTCATGGTCTACGATCTGGTGGCCAAGAAAGACACCACAGCCGCTGAGGCGGCTCCACGCAAAGACCCTAACCCCCTGAAGAACGGACTCACTCAGAAGCGCCTGGTCGAGTATGCTAAAAGTCCCACAGACGTGGGCGAGGACCTCCTGGCTCAGTACAAGGAGCTGGTCCGGACGTTTGACAACGACGCGGGCGCTAAAGCCGTAAAATGTGATGGAGATCCAAAGGATGACGGCGTGACAGAGGATGAGGAAATGGACTTCACTTCCTTCTCCGCAGAGACGCCAGAGCCCGAGAAGCTGCAGACGCCCTTTGGTTTGACGTTTTGCAGCACCACCAGGAGTCACTCGGCACCTTTTACAG GTCCGTTCGTCAGCGTCCTGCTGTCGCGCCTAGAGAACATGCTGTCCAACTCGCTGCACGTCAACTTGTTGCTGACGGGCATCCTGGCGCAGCTGGCCGCTTACCCTCAGCCTCTGCTGCGCTCCTTCCTCCTCAATACCAACTTGGTCTTCCAGCCCACCGTTCGCTCACTCTACCAG GTCCTGGCAACGGTGAAGAACCAGATCGAGCAGCTGGCTGCAAGCAGTAAGGACTTTCCTGAGCTGATTGTGGCCGCCCAACACTGGCTACTGACCAGGGACACTCTTTACGGAGAAGCAG ACAGAAGCAATCGAGTGCGAAGCGGCGGCATTCTGAAGAGCTCCCCGCCTCCGCAGCCCAGGTCCATCTCTGCCGAGCGGACCGACGTGTTTGCCACCGTCCTCTTCAGCGAGTTCCTCAAAGAACTGGCCGCCCTGGCCCAAGAGCACTCCATCTTGTCTTACATTCCCATGGAAGAGTAA